In a single window of the Synechococcus sp. HK05 genome:
- a CDS encoding diguanylate cyclase, with protein MRGPLRERVNRRLLAIALAAAALGSTVLASVSGALVLHATLKEAENHTRSIERDLSGSVTSFQPLYEVQRQLQLAASSRELRSALLLDQRGMVLAASDNALVGHSVQALDAEAGLGDLPEHLRACFPASSAGFCVADRASSLLDGPIPWFGGDHMIRVLPTPLALEGLPAFGQQGLLVIELDLQPLVGQALQLTGLVFLAGLVPLFLTAAALVLVVRRQLLPELINLAQTDSLSGVLNRGAFLEAAAQRLDLSAVDQPLVVALIDIDHFKTINDTYGHAAGDEVIRRMADFLNGAVRRGDLVGRLGGDEFALLVAAAAPQAQDLLERLRQRVASHRWTLADGSEPQLTLSIGMVEQGSEGRNKLGELLQAADAALYVAKDQGRNQVMDLERLHPRGWSVQPA; from the coding sequence ATGAGAGGACCACTGCGCGAACGGGTGAACCGTCGCCTGTTGGCGATTGCCCTGGCGGCGGCCGCCCTGGGCTCGACGGTGCTGGCCAGCGTGAGCGGGGCGCTTGTGTTGCACGCCACCTTGAAAGAGGCCGAGAACCATACCCGCTCGATCGAGCGTGATCTCTCCGGCAGCGTGACCAGTTTTCAGCCCTTGTATGAGGTGCAGCGCCAGTTGCAGCTGGCCGCCTCCTCGCGGGAATTGCGCTCCGCTCTGCTTCTGGATCAGCGGGGCATGGTGCTCGCCGCTAGCGACAACGCCCTGGTGGGCCATTCGGTGCAGGCGCTGGATGCTGAGGCTGGTTTGGGCGATCTGCCGGAGCATCTGCGGGCCTGCTTCCCCGCCTCCAGCGCTGGCTTCTGTGTGGCGGATCGGGCTTCAAGCCTGCTCGATGGACCGATTCCCTGGTTTGGTGGAGACCACATGATCCGCGTGTTGCCCACGCCGCTGGCCCTGGAAGGGCTACCGGCCTTTGGCCAACAGGGTCTGCTGGTGATCGAGCTCGATCTGCAGCCGCTGGTGGGTCAGGCCCTGCAGCTCACGGGTTTGGTGTTTCTGGCTGGTCTGGTGCCGCTGTTTCTCACCGCGGCGGCGCTGGTGCTGGTGGTGCGGCGCCAGTTGCTCCCCGAGTTGATCAACCTCGCCCAGACCGACAGCCTGTCCGGTGTGCTCAACCGTGGCGCGTTTCTGGAGGCGGCCGCACAACGGCTCGATCTGAGCGCCGTGGATCAGCCCCTGGTGGTGGCCCTGATCGACATCGATCACTTCAAAACCATCAACGACACCTACGGCCATGCCGCAGGGGATGAGGTGATTCGGCGGATGGCTGATTTTCTCAACGGTGCTGTGCGCCGTGGTGATCTGGTGGGCCGTTTGGGTGGTGATGAGTTCGCCCTGCTGGTGGCCGCGGCTGCACCCCAGGCCCAGGACCTGCTCGAGCGCTTGCGCCAACGGGTGGCCAGCCACCGCTGGACCCTGGCCGATGGCTCTGAACCGCAGCTCACCCTCTCGATTGGGATGGTGGAACAGGGCAGTGAAGGCCGCAACAAGCTCGGCGAGTTGCTCCAGGCGGCTGATGCGGCCTTGTATGTGGCCAAGGATCAGGGCCGCAATCAGGTGATGGACCTTGAGCGCCTGCATCCCCGCGGCTGGTCGGTGCAGCCCGCTTGA
- a CDS encoding EAL domain-containing protein encodes MLQAPIPSNDEARLQELRSYGVLDSPDEQAFDDIGALVRDIAGTPIGIISLVDENRQWFKSCIGLDAKETPRNISFCGHTILQRSPLIINDALEDPRFCDNPLVLQEPHIRFYAGFPLISSNGLALGSLCAVDQQPRHLSDSQIQAMERLARLCVRQMELKRQSRLLEQANQPPPAQAAQPGLHPVLTSKEQLISMVELMLTQANQACFGLLRLEFKELRRIANALGESSAGALREAQLERLEAVLPSNASCCELNDQEWLLLTPFTATEEQLCAQAAAITQRLQEPIGVGQQLLSSQVAVGAALVQGNYNNAADLLSDAAIALRNAARRPGSHYSCIDLASRIQAQQDLQLESELRTGLSQGQLEPHFQPLFDLRSLEVKGVEALARWRRSDGDLLLPSLFLEAAERAELLGELDLQMIRQSIAASHVMARVEPQRPMVLSLNLSGALLENPALLQQLFALIDAEPLPQHWQLQLELLEVNLQQPEADIAQTVEQLHQRGVLLAIDDFGTGYSSLSRLNRFPFHSLKVDMSFVKLLDAPEQPSNRILEVIQAMAEALELHTTAEGVETDAQRLWLQRQGFHWGQGYLLAKPMPLQDTLNLLLTHQSSAVPL; translated from the coding sequence ATGCTGCAGGCCCCTATCCCTTCAAACGACGAAGCACGGCTGCAGGAGCTGCGCAGCTATGGCGTGCTCGACAGCCCGGATGAGCAGGCGTTCGACGACATTGGCGCTCTGGTTCGCGACATTGCCGGGACACCGATCGGCATCATCTCGCTGGTGGATGAAAACCGCCAGTGGTTCAAAAGTTGCATCGGGCTCGATGCCAAGGAAACCCCACGCAACATCTCCTTCTGCGGGCACACGATCCTGCAGCGATCGCCGCTGATCATCAACGACGCACTGGAGGATCCGCGCTTCTGCGACAACCCGCTGGTGCTGCAGGAGCCGCACATCCGTTTCTATGCCGGCTTCCCGCTGATCTCCAGCAATGGCTTGGCCCTGGGCAGCCTCTGCGCCGTGGATCAACAGCCCCGCCACCTGAGTGACTCCCAGATCCAGGCGATGGAGCGGCTGGCGCGGCTATGCGTGCGGCAGATGGAGCTCAAACGCCAGAGCCGGCTACTGGAGCAGGCGAATCAACCACCCCCGGCCCAGGCAGCCCAACCAGGGCTGCACCCGGTGCTCACCAGCAAAGAGCAGCTGATCAGCATGGTGGAGCTGATGCTCACCCAAGCCAACCAAGCCTGCTTCGGGCTGCTGCGGCTGGAATTCAAAGAGCTCAGGCGCATCGCCAATGCCCTGGGGGAATCCAGCGCCGGCGCCCTGCGTGAGGCCCAATTGGAGCGGCTGGAGGCGGTGTTGCCCAGCAACGCCAGCTGCTGTGAGCTCAACGACCAGGAGTGGCTGCTCCTCACCCCCTTCACCGCCACCGAAGAGCAACTCTGCGCCCAGGCTGCGGCCATCACCCAACGGCTTCAGGAACCCATCGGGGTGGGGCAACAACTGCTGAGCTCCCAGGTGGCGGTGGGTGCGGCGCTGGTGCAAGGCAACTACAACAACGCGGCTGATCTGCTCAGCGATGCCGCCATCGCCCTGCGCAACGCGGCCCGCCGGCCCGGCAGCCACTACAGCTGCATTGATCTCGCCAGCCGCATCCAGGCTCAGCAGGATCTGCAACTGGAATCGGAGCTCCGCACAGGCCTCAGCCAGGGCCAACTGGAACCCCACTTCCAGCCCCTCTTTGATCTCCGCAGCCTGGAGGTGAAGGGGGTGGAAGCCTTGGCCCGCTGGCGCCGCAGCGATGGCGACCTGCTCCTGCCGAGCCTGTTTCTGGAGGCGGCGGAACGCGCTGAGCTGCTCGGTGAGCTGGATCTGCAGATGATCCGCCAGTCGATCGCCGCCAGCCATGTGATGGCACGGGTGGAGCCGCAGCGGCCGATGGTGCTCAGCCTCAACCTCTCCGGCGCCTTGCTTGAAAATCCAGCGCTGTTGCAACAGTTGTTCGCTCTGATCGACGCCGAACCACTGCCCCAGCACTGGCAGCTGCAACTGGAACTGTTGGAGGTGAATCTGCAGCAGCCGGAAGCAGACATCGCCCAAACCGTGGAGCAACTGCATCAGCGGGGTGTGCTGCTGGCCATCGACGATTTCGGCACCGGGTACTCCTCCTTGAGCCGGCTGAATCGCTTCCCGTTCCACAGCCTCAAGGTGGACATGAGCTTTGTAAAACTGCTCGACGCACCGGAGCAACCGAGCAACCGCATCCTGGAAGTGATCCAGGCCATGGCCGAGGCGCTCGAGCTGCACACCACCGCCGAAGGCGTGGAAACGGACGCGCAGCGGCTATGGCTGCAGCGCCAGGGCTTCCACTGGGGCCAGGGCTACCTGCTGGCCAAACCGATGCCCCTTCAGGACACCCTCAATCTGCTGCTCACCCACCAGAGCTCAGCAGTGCCGCTCTGA
- a CDS encoding ABC transporter substrate-binding protein: protein MTNSLARFIQRRFGRGSLAACSAVTSALALGGCQLAPASIEVPVSNWPGYETMYLAHKLGLDRPEGITIKPLQFPDPQTIVHAYLRGDVPLAQLTTVEAVDLCSRAPSRCPVIVLILDESRGGDQIAVARSVPNLAALKGQPVAVTFSTLGPYVLSRALEQQGLAMGDVQLRNIPLAQMPAALRSGDVKAAVFFPPFSDYAARDGLSRTLFDSRAIPGEVFDVLAVDPQYLARHGDTITALIRAWAAARDEARRNPDRAIALAAQREQLSPEEYRQAEQGLVYFNLDQQRPMLQPGGVLARNLKAVQAVQERLQLTAAGAPVPKVDARYVEAAR, encoded by the coding sequence ATGACCAACAGCCTGGCGCGCTTCATTCAGCGGCGGTTCGGGAGGGGATCCTTGGCTGCCTGTAGCGCCGTGACCTCCGCGTTGGCGCTGGGGGGGTGTCAGCTGGCTCCCGCCAGCATCGAGGTGCCAGTGTCCAACTGGCCTGGCTACGAAACCATGTATCTGGCCCACAAGCTGGGCCTCGATCGCCCTGAGGGCATCACGATCAAGCCGCTGCAGTTTCCCGATCCGCAGACGATCGTGCATGCCTACCTGCGGGGGGATGTGCCTTTGGCTCAGCTCACCACGGTGGAAGCGGTGGACCTTTGCAGCCGTGCCCCGAGCCGCTGCCCGGTGATCGTGCTGATCCTGGATGAATCGCGCGGCGGGGATCAGATTGCCGTGGCGCGTTCCGTGCCCAACCTGGCCGCGCTCAAGGGCCAGCCCGTGGCCGTGACCTTCTCCACCCTGGGCCCCTACGTGCTTAGCCGTGCCCTGGAGCAGCAGGGGTTGGCGATGGGGGATGTGCAGCTGCGCAATATTCCGTTGGCCCAGATGCCTGCGGCCCTGCGCAGTGGTGATGTGAAGGCGGCGGTGTTTTTCCCGCCCTTCAGTGACTACGCCGCCCGCGATGGGCTCTCGCGCACCCTGTTCGACAGCCGCGCCATTCCTGGTGAGGTGTTCGACGTGCTCGCGGTGGATCCGCAGTATCTGGCTCGCCATGGCGACACGATCACGGCTTTGATTCGCGCCTGGGCTGCGGCCCGTGACGAGGCCCGCCGCAACCCCGATCGAGCCATTGCCCTGGCGGCACAACGGGAGCAGCTCAGCCCTGAGGAATACCGCCAGGCCGAGCAGGGGTTGGTGTATTTCAACCTCGATCAGCAGCGGCCGATGCTCCAGCCCGGTGGCGTGTTGGCTCGCAATCTCAAGGCTGTGCAGGCCGTGCAGGAGCGGCTCCAGCTCACGGCAGCCGGTGCGCCCGTGCCCAAGGTGGATGCCCGCTATGTGGAGGCGGCCCGATGA
- a CDS encoding potassium channel family protein codes for MPLRLILRRQFPLLLAGLGCAMPLAAKAAATAPATACSAPNAAVLIGISVIMLAITSLWQMGISLVIAELTHAGQLMRWCAQHASRRSLGMLTGAGLTALGLAGDIFVWALLLRALNLFNTLESSFYFSAMTFTTVGYGDLVLPECWHLLSVGLALNGLLMAGWSTALLVYVVQHMLELRFHQRQRD; via the coding sequence ATGCCACTCCGCTTGATCTTGCGCCGCCAGTTCCCCCTGCTGCTGGCCGGGCTTGGCTGTGCGATGCCCTTGGCGGCCAAGGCCGCCGCAACCGCTCCAGCAACGGCGTGTTCAGCCCCCAACGCCGCTGTGCTGATCGGCATCAGCGTGATCATGTTGGCGATCACGAGCCTGTGGCAGATGGGGATCTCCCTGGTGATCGCCGAGCTCACCCACGCGGGGCAGCTGATGCGGTGGTGTGCCCAGCACGCCAGCAGGCGCTCGCTCGGGATGCTCACCGGGGCCGGACTCACCGCCCTTGGCCTCGCGGGCGACATCTTCGTCTGGGCGCTGCTGCTGAGAGCCCTGAACCTGTTCAACACCTTGGAGAGCAGCTTCTATTTCAGCGCCATGACCTTCACCACAGTGGGTTATGGCGATTTGGTGCTACCGGAGTGTTGGCATCTACTCAGCGTGGGGCTGGCGCTGAACGGCCTGCTGATGGCCGGGTGGAGCACGGCGCTGTTGGTGTACGTGGTGCAGCACATGTTGGAGCTTCGCTTTCACCAACGGCAGCGGGATTGA
- a CDS encoding ABC transporter substrate-binding protein, whose protein sequence is MRQPRRISAVLASAGLALALGACTLPWQQRQVRLAIVDWPAYEYFYLASRKGLDRQQGYRLQVDQFGSLQDQRRAFSRGDVEAIASTLPEAIAICREVPVRCPSIVLVLDESNGADQVVAAARWRSLAALKGQRVGLERSVLGEYMLLRAVHGEGLGLADFKLRYDGPKALVAQLQRGVVEAIVTYAPHSDAVAADPRWRVLFSSSEIPGEVVDVLAVSPDLQRRDSKLVAALVRTWWAARQFAADQPQQATELMAHRQGVTPEQFRNSQRLIRYPDRSQQAALLAPSGPVQRTLEQLQRQMREANRLPQATPLPTLTPELVP, encoded by the coding sequence ATGAGGCAGCCTCGCCGGATCAGCGCCGTGTTGGCATCAGCCGGTTTGGCCCTGGCGCTTGGGGCCTGCACGCTCCCATGGCAGCAACGCCAGGTGCGGCTGGCGATCGTTGACTGGCCGGCCTACGAATATTTCTATCTGGCGAGCCGCAAGGGGTTGGATCGCCAGCAGGGCTATCGCCTGCAGGTGGATCAATTCGGCTCCCTGCAGGATCAGCGCCGCGCCTTCAGCCGCGGTGATGTGGAGGCGATCGCCTCCACCTTGCCGGAGGCGATCGCCATCTGCCGTGAGGTGCCGGTCCGCTGCCCGTCGATCGTGCTGGTGCTCGATGAGTCCAACGGGGCCGATCAGGTGGTGGCCGCCGCGCGCTGGCGGTCGCTGGCGGCGCTCAAGGGGCAGCGGGTGGGGCTCGAGCGCAGCGTGCTCGGCGAATACATGCTGCTGCGCGCTGTGCATGGTGAGGGGCTGGGGCTGGCGGATTTCAAGCTCCGCTACGACGGCCCGAAGGCCCTGGTTGCCCAGCTGCAGCGCGGTGTGGTGGAGGCGATCGTGACCTACGCCCCCCATAGCGATGCTGTTGCGGCGGATCCGCGCTGGCGGGTGTTGTTCAGTTCCAGCGAGATTCCTGGTGAGGTGGTGGATGTGCTGGCGGTGAGCCCTGATCTCCAGCGCCGTGATTCCAAGCTGGTGGCGGCTCTGGTGCGCACCTGGTGGGCGGCTCGGCAGTTTGCCGCCGATCAACCCCAGCAAGCTACGGAGCTGATGGCACACCGTCAGGGGGTGACCCCCGAGCAATTCCGCAACTCCCAGCGGTTGATCCGGTATCCCGATCGCTCTCAGCAGGCGGCGTTGCTCGCTCCATCGGGACCCGTGCAGCGCACCCTGGAGCAGTTGCAGCGCCAGATGCGCGAGGCCAATCGCCTCCCGCAGGCCACCCCGCTGCCGACGCTCACCCCGGAGCTGGTGCCATGA
- the pyrC gene encoding dihydroorotase, with the protein MPRQTLTIRTPDDWHVHLRDGALLQAVVGHTAAQFARAIVMPNLKPPITSTEQASAYRDRILAALERSAGSEAAEAFTPLMTAYLTETIAPAELERGFAAGVFTAAKLYPAGATTNSDAGVRDLSHITPVLTCMERIGMPLLIHGEVTDPAVDIFDREAVFIERQLKPLLERHPGLKVVLEHITTADAVRFVESGPSTLAATITPHHLHINRNALFQGGLRPDMYCLPVAKREQHRLALRAAATSGNPKFFLGTDSAPHLRHAKESSCGCAGIYNAPYALESYAQVFSDEHALDHLEAFASLNGPRFYGLPLNAGHVTLECREPGPEEPGLPAILELANGTPEPSRLVPFHAGEQLHWHISSRTR; encoded by the coding sequence ATGCCCAGGCAGACCCTCACGATCCGCACGCCCGACGACTGGCACGTGCATCTGCGGGATGGAGCGCTGCTGCAGGCCGTGGTGGGACACACCGCCGCCCAATTTGCCCGGGCGATCGTGATGCCCAACCTCAAGCCGCCGATCACCAGCACGGAGCAGGCGAGCGCCTACCGCGATCGGATCCTGGCGGCACTGGAGCGCAGCGCCGGATCCGAGGCCGCAGAGGCGTTCACGCCGCTGATGACGGCCTATCTCACCGAAACGATCGCGCCAGCCGAACTGGAGCGCGGCTTCGCCGCCGGGGTGTTCACCGCCGCCAAGCTGTATCCAGCCGGAGCCACCACCAACTCCGACGCCGGCGTACGGGATCTCAGCCACATCACCCCGGTGCTCACCTGCATGGAGCGCATCGGCATGCCCTTGCTGATCCACGGCGAGGTGACCGATCCGGCGGTGGACATCTTCGATCGGGAGGCCGTGTTCATCGAGCGGCAGCTCAAGCCTCTGCTGGAGCGCCATCCAGGCCTGAAGGTGGTGCTCGAGCACATCACCACCGCCGATGCGGTGCGGTTTGTGGAATCGGGCCCCAGCACCCTCGCGGCCACGATCACCCCCCACCACTTGCACATCAACCGCAATGCCCTCTTCCAAGGGGGGTTGCGGCCCGACATGTATTGCCTCCCGGTGGCCAAGCGCGAGCAGCACCGTTTGGCGCTGCGGGCAGCCGCCACCTCCGGCAACCCGAAATTTTTCCTGGGCACCGATTCAGCACCGCACCTGCGCCATGCCAAAGAGAGCAGCTGCGGCTGCGCCGGGATCTACAACGCGCCCTACGCCCTCGAGAGCTACGCCCAGGTGTTCAGCGACGAACACGCCCTGGATCACCTGGAGGCCTTCGCCAGTCTGAACGGCCCGCGTTTTTACGGCCTGCCGCTCAATGCTGGCCACGTCACGCTGGAGTGCCGCGAACCCGGCCCCGAGGAGCCCGGCCTACCGGCCATCCTGGAGCTGGCCAACGGCACCCCGGAACCCAGCCGCCTGGTGCCCTTCCATGCCGGCGAGCAACTCCACTGGCACATCTCCAGCAGAACGCGCTAG
- a CDS encoding FUSC family protein codes for MATDAPAASLRLDLRAALVIGLAAALSNALCKGVGLSGESLAYGPLIGALVVRPDFSRWPALIYPVLLVLVGVCLGIGVSLGLGLSNVPQVFVFGLVAALMQLITLLLPSKLRLLSGVVACAGVLPLLGTPSWEGWQNEMLAIVIGLATGTLIQLIFTPPELTIEPGSEAEETSDPPLEERIRAGLSSPFFWRKLVFASLAYAIGEGLGALTPKYLYFGVVLLLNESIGATLARVRDRMVGVSLGVLMPLLVFNTIGISELSIGLVMGGTAALVAALNRRSYLRTALISSGVAFIGYGPLVAWYIPNRWIDYLMGSSLALLIGLLFFPNSALRRFNALTATARSPEQLRRLESLLPAAGEEARWLGLPPPQLPPPA; via the coding sequence ATGGCGACTGATGCTCCTGCCGCCAGCCTGCGCCTCGATCTGAGGGCGGCCCTGGTGATCGGCCTGGCGGCGGCCTTGAGCAATGCCCTTTGCAAAGGGGTTGGTCTGAGCGGTGAATCCCTGGCCTACGGCCCCTTGATCGGCGCGCTCGTGGTGCGGCCTGATTTCAGCCGTTGGCCTGCGTTGATCTACCCGGTGCTGCTGGTGCTGGTGGGGGTGTGCCTGGGGATCGGCGTCAGCCTCGGGCTTGGCTTATCGAACGTGCCGCAAGTGTTCGTGTTCGGGCTGGTGGCAGCCCTGATGCAACTGATCACCCTGCTGCTCCCGAGCAAGTTGCGCCTGCTGAGCGGGGTTGTGGCCTGCGCCGGCGTGCTTCCACTGCTGGGCACCCCAAGCTGGGAAGGCTGGCAAAACGAGATGCTGGCGATCGTGATCGGTCTGGCGACGGGCACGCTGATTCAGCTGATCTTCACGCCGCCGGAGCTGACGATTGAGCCAGGCAGCGAGGCCGAGGAGACATCAGATCCTCCCCTTGAGGAGAGGATCCGTGCAGGCTTGAGTTCGCCCTTCTTCTGGCGCAAGTTGGTGTTCGCCAGCCTGGCCTATGCGATCGGCGAGGGGCTTGGAGCTCTAACACCGAAATACCTCTACTTCGGGGTGGTGCTCCTGCTCAACGAGAGCATCGGCGCCACTCTCGCGCGGGTGCGCGACCGGATGGTGGGTGTGAGCCTGGGAGTGCTCATGCCGCTGCTTGTGTTCAACACCATCGGCATCAGCGAGCTCTCGATCGGGTTGGTGATGGGCGGAACCGCAGCCCTGGTGGCCGCCCTCAACCGCCGCAGTTATCTACGTACAGCGCTGATCTCGAGTGGTGTGGCCTTCATCGGCTACGGCCCCCTCGTGGCTTGGTACATCCCCAACCGCTGGATCGACTACCTCATGGGCAGCAGCCTCGCGCTGTTGATTGGGCTGCTGTTCTTTCCCAACTCCGCCCTGCGCCGCTTCAACGCCCTCACGGCCACGGCCCGCAGCCCTGAACAGCTGAGGCGGCTTGAGAGCCTGCTGCCGGCAGCCGGCGAAGAAGCCCGCTGGCTGGGCTTACCCCCCCCGCAACTCCCGCCGCCCGCGTGA
- a CDS encoding HlyD family efflux transporter periplasmic adaptor subunit, with the protein MSERLPQVLPMTAVSALCAVWALSPSVPVKVEGSAVLLPPESRVGIYARSPGQVQELHRQVGDQVRKGELLATINRIDQQAAGGGTVGPGSNALLDQIAALDRQKTTIESRIGTLRVANQPVGQQLQALENLRRDEVIPKYSPLWVGAQDLYLRNESLIKELQAQIAQLDATKAELQAQRESQLVLAPRDGMVLGLSVNPGQAVIPGQRLGTVGLGPEPRAGGKERTAIALFSDGDIARLRTGMPIQLDLQLQTRDRYGGSSQRYGLVEGRIVDISPATADLAEVSRAVGDLTLATSLIARSRQAAFGEGGDPLAVLPDKATSPVRLVTVDLETANTPSGLRWSGSQGPDIALENGTPAKAEVRVERRRPVSFVLPFLRWLGGTER; encoded by the coding sequence GTGAGCGAACGCCTCCCGCAGGTGCTGCCGATGACCGCTGTCAGCGCGCTCTGTGCTGTATGGGCACTGTCGCCATCGGTGCCCGTGAAGGTGGAGGGAAGCGCGGTGTTGCTCCCTCCCGAGAGCCGCGTTGGGATCTACGCCCGATCGCCGGGCCAGGTGCAGGAACTGCACCGGCAAGTGGGCGATCAGGTGCGCAAAGGCGAGCTCCTGGCGACCATCAACCGCATCGATCAGCAGGCAGCGGGCGGTGGAACCGTGGGCCCTGGTAGCAATGCGCTCCTGGATCAAATCGCTGCGCTCGATCGCCAGAAAACCACCATCGAATCGCGCATCGGCACCCTGCGTGTCGCCAATCAACCGGTTGGGCAACAACTCCAAGCGCTGGAGAACCTCCGGCGCGACGAGGTGATTCCCAAATACAGTCCCCTATGGGTAGGCGCACAAGATCTATACCTGCGCAACGAAAGCCTGATCAAGGAGTTGCAGGCTCAGATTGCCCAGCTCGATGCCACCAAAGCTGAGCTTCAGGCCCAGCGCGAAAGTCAGTTGGTGCTCGCTCCCCGCGATGGCATGGTGCTGGGGCTGAGCGTGAACCCTGGCCAGGCCGTGATCCCCGGCCAACGGCTCGGCACGGTGGGGCTGGGCCCTGAGCCTCGCGCTGGCGGCAAAGAACGCACGGCGATCGCCCTGTTCAGCGATGGCGACATCGCCAGGCTGCGCACCGGCATGCCGATCCAACTGGATCTGCAGCTGCAAACCCGCGATCGCTATGGCGGCAGTTCCCAGCGCTACGGCCTGGTGGAGGGCCGGATTGTGGACATCTCCCCCGCCACCGCCGACCTGGCTGAGGTCTCGCGTGCCGTTGGCGACCTCACCCTGGCCACCAGCTTGATCGCCCGCAGCCGCCAGGCGGCATTTGGCGAAGGCGGCGATCCGTTGGCGGTGCTGCCCGATAAGGCCACATCGCCGGTGCGGCTCGTCACCGTGGATCTGGAAACCGCCAATACACCCTCCGGGCTGCGCTGGAGCGGCAGCCAAGGGCCCGACATCGCCCTGGAGAACGGCACGCCCGCGAAGGCTGAGGTGCGGGTGGAGCGGCGCCGGCCGGTGAGTTTCGTGCTGCCGTTCCTGCGCTGGCTCGGAGGCACGGAACGATGA
- a CDS encoding bifunctional diguanylate cyclase/phosphodiesterase, whose translation MALLEEAERLQHCGSWRIDHGTGAVLWSPQTYRILDTDPHLSASFEGLLERVHPDDRNLVAASVRQSWLSGQPFRLEHRLQLTNERIALVLHRGETICDDDGKALYSIGTLQSLTLQRNLQLELEQATRTDAITGLPNRLASIAYLEQRIRELPYNRQVAILCLDLDNFQSINDSFGVEVGNQLLHWSGDYLRQQLQASDWLARLDSDTFLVVRSEHVSSLAEALQLAEQLQRSLHQVVPRLEAPLPIQMSACVGVSIAPDHGSDASSLLQWANTALTEAKRQGKGAIRAYSTALSQRIRETLDLEQRLARAIDRQELHLHYQPQWDREQRLIGAEALLRWHTHRGEAIPPDRFIPLAEQSGLIRPLGRWVLEQGIAQLSHWQRKGWRLPRLAINVSGHQLDPGEEPLDQHLLSLCEQWQVLPEHLEVELTETALISNPEAAAHTLQTLAAAGVSLAIDDFGTGFSSLASLQRLPLQRLKIDRCFVQDLPNNSADRSIVKATILMAHELGLSCLAEGVETESQREQLLQLGCDSFQGYLLGKPMPAEELEAFIGAPTAPSPMGPDNPVQAA comes from the coding sequence TTGGCGCTGCTCGAAGAGGCTGAGCGCCTGCAGCACTGCGGCAGTTGGCGGATCGATCACGGCACTGGCGCTGTGCTCTGGTCGCCCCAGACCTACCGGATCCTGGACACCGACCCGCACCTCAGCGCCAGCTTTGAGGGATTGCTCGAGCGTGTGCATCCCGACGACCGCAATCTGGTGGCGGCCAGCGTGCGCCAGTCGTGGTTGAGCGGACAGCCCTTTCGCCTGGAACATCGCCTGCAACTCACCAACGAGCGCATCGCCCTTGTGCTGCATCGCGGTGAAACCATCTGCGACGACGACGGCAAAGCGCTCTACAGCATTGGCACCCTGCAAAGCCTCACCCTGCAGCGCAATCTGCAGCTGGAGCTCGAGCAAGCCACCCGCACCGATGCGATCACAGGGCTACCCAACCGCCTGGCCTCCATTGCCTACCTGGAGCAACGCATCCGCGAGCTTCCCTACAACCGCCAGGTCGCCATTCTCTGCCTCGACCTCGACAACTTCCAGAGCATCAACGACAGCTTTGGCGTGGAGGTGGGCAATCAACTCCTCCACTGGAGCGGCGACTACCTGCGGCAGCAACTGCAAGCCAGCGACTGGCTCGCCCGGCTCGATAGCGACACCTTCCTGGTGGTGCGCAGCGAGCATGTGAGCAGCCTCGCGGAGGCGCTGCAGCTTGCCGAACAGCTGCAACGGTCGTTGCACCAGGTGGTGCCCAGGCTGGAGGCGCCCCTGCCCATTCAGATGAGCGCCTGCGTGGGCGTGAGCATCGCCCCCGACCACGGCAGCGATGCCTCGAGCCTGCTGCAGTGGGCCAACACCGCTCTCACCGAAGCCAAACGGCAGGGCAAAGGCGCCATTCGCGCCTACTCCACCGCCTTGAGCCAGAGGATCCGCGAAACACTCGATCTGGAGCAGCGCCTCGCCCGCGCCATCGATCGGCAGGAACTGCACCTGCACTACCAGCCCCAGTGGGATCGCGAGCAACGCCTGATCGGGGCGGAAGCGCTGCTGCGTTGGCACACCCATCGCGGCGAAGCCATCCCGCCCGACCGCTTCATCCCCTTGGCCGAGCAGAGCGGCTTGATCCGGCCCTTGGGTCGCTGGGTGCTCGAGCAAGGCATCGCCCAACTGAGCCATTGGCAGCGCAAGGGATGGCGCTTACCGCGGCTGGCGATCAATGTGTCGGGCCACCAGCTGGATCCGGGCGAGGAGCCCCTGGATCAACACCTGCTCAGTCTCTGCGAGCAGTGGCAGGTGCTGCCGGAGCATCTGGAGGTGGAACTCACCGAAACCGCGCTGATCAGCAATCCCGAGGCCGCCGCCCACACCCTGCAGACACTCGCTGCCGCCGGCGTGAGTCTGGCGATCGACGACTTCGGCACCGGCTTCTCCTCTCTGGCGAGCTTGCAGCGGTTGCCATTACAACGTCTCAAGATCGATCGCTGTTTTGTGCAGGATCTCCCGAACAACAGCGCCGATCGCAGCATCGTGAAGGCCACGATCCTGATGGCCCACGAACTGGGGCTGAGCTGCCTGGCCGAGGGGGTGGAAACCGAGAGCCAACGAGAGCAGTTGCTTCAACTCGGTTGCGACAGTTTTCAGGGGTACCTGCTCGGCAAGCCGATGCCGGCTGAGGAGCTCGAGGCGTTCATCGGCGCTCCAACGGCACCATCCCCCATGGGACCTGACAACCCCGTACAAGCTGCTTAG